In Flavobacterium sp. CBA20B-1, one DNA window encodes the following:
- a CDS encoding C40 family peptidase, translating to MMNNIQNRSIPVFFISKYILICFLTMAAFSCKSKTDWRDKYNQEKNNKKEVVKTNKTVSKPASLEEISTLLDVSTSSLKNKSLYQFIIDWYGTPYQFGGISKRGVDCSGFTNLLYKEVYNLQLPRVSKDIAANVKRKYTKDLKEGDLVFFSFGNTGVVNHVGIYLQNNMFVHASTSKGVIISNLTAPYYGNFLIKCGSYQQYD from the coding sequence ATGATGAATAACATACAAAACCGGAGCATTCCGGTTTTTTTCATATCAAAATACATCTTAATTTGTTTTTTAACGATGGCTGCCTTTTCCTGCAAATCAAAAACAGATTGGCGCGATAAATACAACCAAGAAAAAAACAATAAAAAAGAAGTTGTAAAAACCAATAAAACTGTTTCAAAACCCGCTAGTTTAGAAGAAATTAGCACATTGTTAGACGTTAGCACGAGTAGTTTAAAAAACAAAAGTCTGTATCAATTTATTATTGATTGGTACGGCACGCCTTATCAATTTGGTGGTATTTCCAAAAGAGGAGTCGATTGTTCGGGTTTCACCAATTTGTTGTATAAAGAAGTGTATAATCTACAACTTCCAAGAGTTTCAAAGGATATTGCTGCAAATGTGAAACGAAAATACACCAAAGATTTAAAAGAAGGCGATTTAGTGTTCTTCTCGTTTGGAAACACGGGCGTTGTAAACCATGTAGGAATTTATTTACAAAACAACATGTTTGTGCATGCTTCTACATCGAAAGGAGTTATTATTTCGAACCTAACAGCACCTTATTACGGAAATTTTTTGATAAAATGTGGTTCGTATCAGCAATATGACTAG
- a CDS encoding shikimate dehydrogenase family protein, giving the protein MKTYGLIGKNISYSFSRNYFNNKFNKESILNTQYINFDIDNLSELNLLFKDKYQGFNVTIPYKEAIIPYLDELDIHAEKIGAVNTIKIENEKKIGYNTDWIGFKKSIATLLEVHHTKALILGTGGASKAVIYALEQLQIETLLVSRSGKTTYNDLSEDIIQNHKIIINCTPLGTFPNTETAPKIPYKLLTNNHLAYDLVYNPAETLFLKNCKKQGATIKNGWEMLQIQAEEAWKIWNS; this is encoded by the coding sequence ATGAAAACATACGGCTTAATAGGCAAAAACATCAGCTATTCTTTTTCGAGAAATTACTTCAACAATAAGTTTAACAAAGAAAGTATTTTAAACACGCAATACATTAATTTTGATATAGATAACTTATCAGAGTTAAATCTTTTATTTAAAGATAAATATCAAGGCTTTAATGTTACCATTCCTTACAAAGAAGCAATCATTCCGTATTTAGATGAGCTAGATATACATGCGGAGAAAATAGGTGCCGTTAACACCATAAAAATCGAAAACGAAAAAAAAATTGGTTACAATACAGATTGGATCGGCTTTAAAAAATCAATAGCAACTTTATTAGAAGTACATCATACGAAAGCATTAATTTTAGGAACAGGCGGTGCAAGCAAAGCAGTAATTTACGCTTTAGAACAATTGCAAATTGAAACATTATTAGTATCGAGAAGCGGAAAAACAACTTACAACGATTTATCGGAAGATATCATACAGAATCACAAAATTATTATCAACTGTACGCCTTTGGGTACTTTTCCAAATACCGAAACCGCTCCGAAAATTCCTTATAAATTATTAACAAACAACCATTTAGCTTACGATTTAGTGTACAATCCGGCGGAAACATTATTTCTAAAAAATTGTAAAAAACAAGGTGCAACCATAAAAAATGGATGGGAAATGCTGCAAATTCAAGCAGAAGAAGCTTGGAAAATTTGGAACAGTTGA
- a CDS encoding SMUG2 DNA glycosylase family protein, translated as MEQFAEKIIAFNKKIAYKGLLPNGFQVLNPYHSNPETLVVMQQFYEKYYNDTNQRKFIIGINPSRHGAGVTGVPFTDTKRLESVCGIQMKSAHTHEISSVFLYDVIEAFGGADAFYRNFYINSPFPLAIIRQNKSNNWVNANYYDDKNLFKNVKNFMVSCLKKHISLGLNSEEVFVLGIKNATFIHEINNEAHLFKKITVLEHPRYIQQYKSKEKEWYIDKYVATLSTI; from the coding sequence ATGGAACAATTTGCCGAAAAAATCATAGCTTTTAATAAAAAAATTGCATATAAGGGTTTGTTGCCCAATGGGTTTCAGGTATTGAACCCATATCATAGCAACCCGGAAACGTTGGTGGTGATGCAACAGTTTTATGAAAAATACTACAACGACACCAACCAACGAAAATTTATTATTGGTATTAACCCAAGCCGGCATGGTGCGGGTGTCACTGGTGTGCCATTTACAGATACAAAACGATTAGAAAGCGTTTGTGGCATTCAAATGAAATCGGCACACACTCATGAAATTTCTTCGGTTTTTCTATATGATGTGATCGAAGCTTTTGGCGGTGCTGATGCTTTTTACCGTAATTTTTATATAAACTCTCCTTTTCCGTTGGCCATTATTCGGCAGAACAAATCAAATAATTGGGTGAATGCCAATTATTACGATGATAAAAATCTTTTCAAAAATGTAAAAAATTTTATGGTTTCTTGCTTAAAAAAACACATTTCATTGGGATTAAATAGTGAAGAAGTTTTTGTTTTAGGTATTAAAAATGCTACATTTATTCATGAAATTAACAATGAAGCCCATTTGTTTAAAAAAATTACTGTTCTAGAGCATCCGCGGTATATTCAACAATATAAATCAAAAGAAAAAGAATGGTATATTGATAAATATGTGGCAACACTATCAACTATATAA
- a CDS encoding DUF349 domain-containing protein, translating into MLEEKNDNLHEADGFTTENESNTIVDQINSTNAEDGETSSINENNDIPLLDYDELSLEALNEQLDLLLKNEKVTAIREHVETIKRSFLQKYHDVIDEKRTLFLEENPDAYASDFQYDLPAKNHFDSLYSHYRDQRNKHFKSIQDQLKKNLAERNQIIEELKDLVENTDNYNAALKDINQLRERWRNAGSIPKDNYNHVWNNFHFHLERFYDQLHMDREARDLDFKNNLEQKQKLIERASLLIHEKDIRKAFRELQTLHRVWKEEIGPVAKEYREEIWHNFSNITKELHNKREMLQNEIRQREEQNLEQKKELIAAIEQIATKSFHSHNDWQNGIKEIEELRTKFFNTGRVPAEQSEETWTAFKNATRNFNVLKNNFYKDIKKEQQDNLAKKQALVEQAKALNESSDFETVTPLMKKIQEEWKHIGHVPRKFSDSLWKEFKQTCNAYFDRLHAERSKEIEAEMENFHKKKEYLESLKDFQLTGDHKTDLDGIKAHIENWKSLGVVPQTRRHIEGKFNKILDALFDKLSLSKKEAELVKFNNKIEHLIENNDNRRLQNETIFVQRKIEEIRSEIFQLENNVQFISNAKADNPLVKEINKNIDRHKDELNLWKEKLDQLKNIPKNDE; encoded by the coding sequence ATGTTAGAAGAAAAGAATGATAACCTGCATGAAGCAGACGGATTTACAACTGAAAATGAATCAAATACCATTGTGGATCAAATCAATTCTACCAATGCAGAAGACGGCGAAACGTCATCAATCAACGAAAATAACGATATTCCTTTACTGGATTACGATGAATTATCGTTAGAAGCATTGAACGAGCAATTGGATCTTTTGCTAAAAAACGAAAAGGTAACTGCCATTCGCGAGCATGTAGAAACTATAAAACGTAGTTTCTTACAGAAATATCATGATGTGATCGATGAAAAAAGAACACTTTTCTTAGAAGAAAACCCAGATGCTTATGCTTCCGATTTTCAGTATGATTTGCCGGCAAAAAATCATTTCGATTCTTTATACAGCCACTACCGCGACCAACGCAACAAACATTTTAAATCGATACAAGATCAATTAAAGAAAAATTTGGCAGAACGCAACCAAATTATCGAAGAATTAAAAGATTTAGTAGAAAACACCGATAACTATAATGCTGCTTTAAAAGATATTAATCAGTTGCGTGAACGTTGGCGCAATGCGGGTTCTATTCCCAAAGACAATTATAACCACGTTTGGAATAATTTCCATTTTCATTTGGAACGTTTTTACGATCAATTGCACATGGACCGTGAGGCACGTGATTTAGATTTTAAAAACAATTTAGAACAAAAACAAAAATTAATAGAACGTGCTTCGTTGTTAATTCATGAAAAAGACATTCGAAAAGCTTTTAGAGAATTGCAGACTTTGCACCGCGTTTGGAAAGAAGAAATTGGACCGGTAGCAAAAGAATACCGCGAAGAAATCTGGCATAATTTCAGCAACATCACAAAAGAATTGCACAATAAACGAGAAATGTTGCAAAATGAAATTCGCCAACGTGAAGAACAAAATTTAGAACAAAAAAAGGAATTAATAGCTGCTATTGAACAAATTGCGACTAAATCGTTCCACTCACACAACGATTGGCAAAACGGCATTAAAGAAATCGAAGAATTGCGAACAAAATTCTTTAATACTGGTAGAGTTCCTGCTGAACAAAGTGAAGAAACTTGGACCGCTTTCAAAAATGCCACACGCAATTTTAATGTTTTAAAAAATAATTTTTATAAAGACATTAAGAAAGAACAGCAAGACAATCTTGCTAAAAAACAAGCATTGGTGGAACAAGCAAAAGCTTTGAATGAAAGTTCTGATTTTGAAACGGTTACTCCTTTGATGAAAAAAATACAAGAAGAATGGAAACACATTGGGCATGTGCCAAGAAAGTTTTCAGATAGCTTGTGGAAAGAATTTAAACAAACCTGTAATGCGTACTTTGATCGTTTGCATGCCGAACGCAGCAAGGAGATAGAAGCAGAAATGGAAAATTTTCACAAGAAAAAAGAATATTTAGAAAGTTTAAAAGATTTTCAGTTGACAGGCGATCACAAAACCGATTTAGACGGTATTAAAGCCCATATTGAAAACTGGAAAAGTTTAGGAGTGGTACCACAAACCCGAAGACATATTGAAGGCAAATTCAATAAAATTTTAGACGCTTTGTTTGACAAACTTAGTCTTTCTAAAAAAGAAGCGGAATTGGTGAAATTCAACAATAAAATTGAGCATTTAATTGAAAACAACGACAACCGCCGCTTGCAAAACGAAACCATTTTTGTGCAACGAAAGATAGAAGAAATTCGTTCGGAAATTTTTCAGTTAGAAAACAATGTGCAATTTATTTCAAATGCAAAAGCAGATAATCCTCTGGTAAAAGAAATCAATAAAAACATTGACCGCCACAAAGATGAATTGAATCTTTGGAAAGAGAAGTTGGATCAATTAAAAAACATCCCTAAAAATGATGAATAA